Proteins co-encoded in one Papaver somniferum cultivar HN1 chromosome 5, ASM357369v1, whole genome shotgun sequence genomic window:
- the LOC113283040 gene encoding MATH domain and coiled-coil domain-containing protein At3g58360-like isoform X2 has translation MQNTTRNGIQLQMEHADDVSSSSRFIWKIENISKLDDESRFSPIFKTGPHKWRLLAFRRGCNMNGYLSIYVVAIECKEWQFAKFILSIVDQANNKNTSKKDTEDMFRFTKDESDWGFDEFIQLKEFKDPSNGYIVNDACIIEVEFCLDSIQDFKEEPVPMELMESVEERNFVKMSIQQCDTHRKLDKKINKQLADKVPVAKFQERSFCIETTASTSTLLANTSGSGSMLHIANGEEVKEDEVSAGPNVIHVHRKCVELTPRLYYVGKTVMNLELTRVSELKYCCCGLKGAALGCFMRSCRNAYHVPCAFDTSGCRWDDEGRLMLCPSHSGAKFSHEKTKKGKFMAKDNSSAIQSTSIDDFLDGLEIMSAKNKDSDICNDIMGDPRGVNFRSSLKEVEVLYKIVVKNNPSAQRHCDNCGFFFCFCV, from the exons TACAAATGGAGCATGCAGACGACGTCTCTTCCTCTTCCAGATTTATATGGAAGATTGAAAACATTTCAAAATTGGATGATGAAAGTCGTTTCTCTCCTATTTTCAAAACTGGTCCTCATAAATG GCGATTGCTGGCTTTTCGAAGGGGATGTAATATGAATGGTTACTTATCAATCTACGTGGTTGCTATTGAATGTAAGGAATGGCAATTTGCGAAATTCATTTTGTCCATTGTTGATCAGGCAAATAACAAAAACACATCGAAAAAAG ACACGGAAGACATGTTCCGGTTCACCAAAGATGAGAGCGACTGGGGTTTTGATGAGTTCATACAGTTGAAAGAATTCAAAGATCCTAGCAATGGGTATATCGTGAATGATGCTTGTATTATTGAAGTTGAATTCTGTTTAGACTCAATACAAGATTTTAAAGAG GAGCCGGTGCCCATGGAACTCATGGAATCCGTCGAGGAGAGGAATTTTGTTAAAATGTCAATACAACAATGTGATACACATAGGAAGCTAGATAAGAAAATCAATAAACAACTAGCGGATAAGGTACCAGTGGCAAAGTTTCAAGAGAGATCGTTTTGTATCGAGACCACTGCTAGTACCAGTACCTTACTAGCTAATACTTCA GGCTCTGGATCCATGCTGCATATTGCCAACGGAGAAGAGGTAAAAGAGGATGAGGTATCTGCTGGACCGAATGTCATACATGTTCACCGAAAATGCGTAGAGTT GACGCCTCGACTGTATTATGTTGGTAAAACTGTTATGAACTTGGAGCTGACAAGAGTTTCGGAGCTCAAATATTGTTGTTGTGGGTTAAAGGGTGCAGCTCTTGGCTGTTTTATGCGTTCTTGCAGGAATGCTTATCACGTTCCTTGTGCATTTGACACTTCAGGTTGCAGGTGGGATGAT GAAGGTCGTCTAATGTTATGTCCCAGCCATTCTGGTGCGAAGTTTTCACATGAGAAAACCAAGAAGGGAAAATTTATGGCGAAGGACAATTCTTCAGCCATTCAAAG TACCAGTATCGACGATTTTCTAGATGGTTTGGAAATAATGTCGGCAAAGAATAAAGATAGCGATATATGTAACGATATTATGGGTGATCCTCGGGGTGTAAACTTTAGAAGTAGTTTGAAAGAGGTTGAAGTGTTATATAAAATTGTAGTGAAAAATAATCCGTCAGCACAACGACACTGTGATAATTGtggtttttttttctgtttttgtgtttga
- the LOC113283040 gene encoding uncharacterized protein LOC113283040 isoform X1: protein MQNTTRNGIQLQMEHADDVSSSSRFIWKIENISKLDDESRFSPIFKTGPHKWRLLAFRRGCNMNGYLSIYVVAIECKEWQFAKFILSIVDQANNKNTSKKDTEDMFRFTKDESDWGFDEFIQLKEFKDPSNGYIVNDACIIEVEFCLDSIQDFKEEPVPMELMESVEERNFVKMSIQQCDTHRKLDKKINKQLADKVPVAKFQERSFCIETTASTSTLLANTSVCLDNDSVFICAFYQTSTVSMGSGSMLHIANGEEVKEDEVSAGPNVIHVHRKCVELTPRLYYVGKTVMNLELTRVSELKYCCCGLKGAALGCFMRSCRNAYHVPCAFDTSGCRWDDEGRLMLCPSHSGAKFSHEKTKKGKFMAKDNSSAIQSTSIDDFLDGLEIMSAKNKDSDICNDIMGDPRGVNFRSSLKEVEVLYKIVVKNNPSAQRHCDNCGFFFCFCV, encoded by the exons TACAAATGGAGCATGCAGACGACGTCTCTTCCTCTTCCAGATTTATATGGAAGATTGAAAACATTTCAAAATTGGATGATGAAAGTCGTTTCTCTCCTATTTTCAAAACTGGTCCTCATAAATG GCGATTGCTGGCTTTTCGAAGGGGATGTAATATGAATGGTTACTTATCAATCTACGTGGTTGCTATTGAATGTAAGGAATGGCAATTTGCGAAATTCATTTTGTCCATTGTTGATCAGGCAAATAACAAAAACACATCGAAAAAAG ACACGGAAGACATGTTCCGGTTCACCAAAGATGAGAGCGACTGGGGTTTTGATGAGTTCATACAGTTGAAAGAATTCAAAGATCCTAGCAATGGGTATATCGTGAATGATGCTTGTATTATTGAAGTTGAATTCTGTTTAGACTCAATACAAGATTTTAAAGAG GAGCCGGTGCCCATGGAACTCATGGAATCCGTCGAGGAGAGGAATTTTGTTAAAATGTCAATACAACAATGTGATACACATAGGAAGCTAGATAAGAAAATCAATAAACAACTAGCGGATAAGGTACCAGTGGCAAAGTTTCAAGAGAGATCGTTTTGTATCGAGACCACTGCTAGTACCAGTACCTTACTAGCTAATACTTCAGTATGTCTGGATAATGATTCAGTTTTTATTTGTGCATTTTACCAAACCTCTACAGTATCAATG GGCTCTGGATCCATGCTGCATATTGCCAACGGAGAAGAGGTAAAAGAGGATGAGGTATCTGCTGGACCGAATGTCATACATGTTCACCGAAAATGCGTAGAGTT GACGCCTCGACTGTATTATGTTGGTAAAACTGTTATGAACTTGGAGCTGACAAGAGTTTCGGAGCTCAAATATTGTTGTTGTGGGTTAAAGGGTGCAGCTCTTGGCTGTTTTATGCGTTCTTGCAGGAATGCTTATCACGTTCCTTGTGCATTTGACACTTCAGGTTGCAGGTGGGATGAT GAAGGTCGTCTAATGTTATGTCCCAGCCATTCTGGTGCGAAGTTTTCACATGAGAAAACCAAGAAGGGAAAATTTATGGCGAAGGACAATTCTTCAGCCATTCAAAG TACCAGTATCGACGATTTTCTAGATGGTTTGGAAATAATGTCGGCAAAGAATAAAGATAGCGATATATGTAACGATATTATGGGTGATCCTCGGGGTGTAAACTTTAGAAGTAGTTTGAAAGAGGTTGAAGTGTTATATAAAATTGTAGTGAAAAATAATCCGTCAGCACAACGACACTGTGATAATTGtggtttttttttctgtttttgtgtttga
- the LOC113283040 gene encoding ubiquitin carboxyl-terminal hydrolase 13-like isoform X3 yields the protein MQNTTRNGIQLQMEHADDVSSSSRFIWKIENISKLDDESRFSPIFKTGPHKWRLLAFRRGCNMNGYLSIYVVAIECKEWQFAKFILSIVDQANNKNTSKKDTEDMFRFTKDESDWGFDEFIQLKEFKDPSNGYIVNDACIIEVEFCLDSIQDFKEEPVPMELMESVEERNFVKMSIQQCDTHRKLDKKINKQLADKVPVAKFQERSFCIETTASTSTLLANTSVCLDNDSVFICAFYQTSTVSMGSGSMLHIANGEEVKEDEVSAGPNVIHVHRKCVELNAYHVPCAFDTSGCRWDDEGRLMLCPSHSGAKFSHEKTKKGKFMAKDNSSAIQSTSIDDFLDGLEIMSAKNKDSDICNDIMGDPRGVNFRSSLKEVEVLYKIVVKNNPSAQRHCDNCGFFFCFCV from the exons TACAAATGGAGCATGCAGACGACGTCTCTTCCTCTTCCAGATTTATATGGAAGATTGAAAACATTTCAAAATTGGATGATGAAAGTCGTTTCTCTCCTATTTTCAAAACTGGTCCTCATAAATG GCGATTGCTGGCTTTTCGAAGGGGATGTAATATGAATGGTTACTTATCAATCTACGTGGTTGCTATTGAATGTAAGGAATGGCAATTTGCGAAATTCATTTTGTCCATTGTTGATCAGGCAAATAACAAAAACACATCGAAAAAAG ACACGGAAGACATGTTCCGGTTCACCAAAGATGAGAGCGACTGGGGTTTTGATGAGTTCATACAGTTGAAAGAATTCAAAGATCCTAGCAATGGGTATATCGTGAATGATGCTTGTATTATTGAAGTTGAATTCTGTTTAGACTCAATACAAGATTTTAAAGAG GAGCCGGTGCCCATGGAACTCATGGAATCCGTCGAGGAGAGGAATTTTGTTAAAATGTCAATACAACAATGTGATACACATAGGAAGCTAGATAAGAAAATCAATAAACAACTAGCGGATAAGGTACCAGTGGCAAAGTTTCAAGAGAGATCGTTTTGTATCGAGACCACTGCTAGTACCAGTACCTTACTAGCTAATACTTCAGTATGTCTGGATAATGATTCAGTTTTTATTTGTGCATTTTACCAAACCTCTACAGTATCAATG GGCTCTGGATCCATGCTGCATATTGCCAACGGAGAAGAGGTAAAAGAGGATGAGGTATCTGCTGGACCGAATGTCATACATGTTCACCGAAAATGCGTAGAGTT GAATGCTTATCACGTTCCTTGTGCATTTGACACTTCAGGTTGCAGGTGGGATGAT GAAGGTCGTCTAATGTTATGTCCCAGCCATTCTGGTGCGAAGTTTTCACATGAGAAAACCAAGAAGGGAAAATTTATGGCGAAGGACAATTCTTCAGCCATTCAAAG TACCAGTATCGACGATTTTCTAGATGGTTTGGAAATAATGTCGGCAAAGAATAAAGATAGCGATATATGTAACGATATTATGGGTGATCCTCGGGGTGTAAACTTTAGAAGTAGTTTGAAAGAGGTTGAAGTGTTATATAAAATTGTAGTGAAAAATAATCCGTCAGCACAACGACACTGTGATAATTGtggtttttttttctgtttttgtgtttga
- the LOC113283040 gene encoding BRCA1-associated RING domain protein 1-like isoform X4: MQNTTRNGIQLQMEHADDVSSSSRFIWKIENISKLDDESRFSPIFKTGPHKWRLLAFRRGCNMNGYLSIYVVAIECKEWQFAKFILSIVDQANNKNTSKKDTEDMFRFTKDESDWGFDEFIQLKEFKDPSNGYIVNDACIIEVEFCLDSIQDFKEEPVPMELMESVEERNFVKMSIQQCDTHRKLDKKINKQLADKVPVAKFQERSFCIETTASTSTLLANTSVCLDNDSVFICAFYQTSTVSMGSGSMLHIANGEEVKEDEVSAGPNVIHVHRKCVELTPRLYYVGKTVMNLELTRVSELKYCCCGLKGAALGCFMRSCRNAYHVPCAFDTSGCRKVV; the protein is encoded by the exons TACAAATGGAGCATGCAGACGACGTCTCTTCCTCTTCCAGATTTATATGGAAGATTGAAAACATTTCAAAATTGGATGATGAAAGTCGTTTCTCTCCTATTTTCAAAACTGGTCCTCATAAATG GCGATTGCTGGCTTTTCGAAGGGGATGTAATATGAATGGTTACTTATCAATCTACGTGGTTGCTATTGAATGTAAGGAATGGCAATTTGCGAAATTCATTTTGTCCATTGTTGATCAGGCAAATAACAAAAACACATCGAAAAAAG ACACGGAAGACATGTTCCGGTTCACCAAAGATGAGAGCGACTGGGGTTTTGATGAGTTCATACAGTTGAAAGAATTCAAAGATCCTAGCAATGGGTATATCGTGAATGATGCTTGTATTATTGAAGTTGAATTCTGTTTAGACTCAATACAAGATTTTAAAGAG GAGCCGGTGCCCATGGAACTCATGGAATCCGTCGAGGAGAGGAATTTTGTTAAAATGTCAATACAACAATGTGATACACATAGGAAGCTAGATAAGAAAATCAATAAACAACTAGCGGATAAGGTACCAGTGGCAAAGTTTCAAGAGAGATCGTTTTGTATCGAGACCACTGCTAGTACCAGTACCTTACTAGCTAATACTTCAGTATGTCTGGATAATGATTCAGTTTTTATTTGTGCATTTTACCAAACCTCTACAGTATCAATG GGCTCTGGATCCATGCTGCATATTGCCAACGGAGAAGAGGTAAAAGAGGATGAGGTATCTGCTGGACCGAATGTCATACATGTTCACCGAAAATGCGTAGAGTT GACGCCTCGACTGTATTATGTTGGTAAAACTGTTATGAACTTGGAGCTGACAAGAGTTTCGGAGCTCAAATATTGTTGTTGTGGGTTAAAGGGTGCAGCTCTTGGCTGTTTTATGCGTTCTTGCAGGAATGCTTATCACGTTCCTTGTGCATTTGACACTTCAGGTTGCAG GAAGGTCGTCTAA